A genome region from Fusarium musae strain F31 chromosome 5, whole genome shotgun sequence includes the following:
- a CDS encoding hypothetical protein (EggNog:ENOG41~antiSMASH:Cluster_5.5~SMCOG1005:Drug resistance transporter, EmrB/QacA): MGFWNRSNKTSDVDLQDITTTTDHEKNHHPEDGHPAVPDDALPAEDVTEGVKDMEAITLVWSKASLICLFIFIWLVYLLNAFQSATVGNLLPYVTSDWSAHSLLNTIGVVASSMTAAVFIPLAKLLDLWGRAEGYLLMVGFCELGLILMATSKDLSTYCAANVFYSVGFTGLIYSVDVMTADATNLKNRALAYAFTSSPYMISAFAGSYASDRMLADIGWPWGFGTFAFITPVVCAPLYLLLKINLRKAKKNILPKKASGRTLKESIWHYVLEFDVLGVFLFAAGLIIFLLPFTIASMAPHGWSTGYIIAMIIVGFILLVGFALNEVYFAPVPFLKFHFLTDRTLVGACLLDLTYQISYYCWNNYFTSFLQVVNYLTVAEAGYVNNTFNVVSGFLLFLVGWGIRKTGYFKWLLWAGVPLYILAQGLMIYFRNPTGYVGYLVMCQIFISVGGSVFTICMQLAVLAAVDHQHVAAALAMLSVTGTAGDSIGDTISGAIWTNTFEKALKMYLPASALENLDAIYGDLPTQLSYAKGTPERIAIQKAYGYAQTRMLAAGTAIMALSFIWVALIRNLKVSEMRQTKGNVF; encoded by the exons ATGGGCTTCTGGAACAGGTCGAACAAGACCTCTGATGTCGATCTTCAGGACATCACGACGACTACAGACCACGAAAAGAACCATCACCCCGAAGATGGACACCCAGCTGTTCCTGATGATGCCCTCCCCGCTGAGGATGTCACTGAGGGTGTCAAAGACATGGAGGCCATCACCCTCGTATGGAGCAAGGCATCGCTGAtctgcctcttcatcttcatctggctCGTGTACCTTCTCAATGCTTTCCAAAGCGCGACCGTCGGTAACTTACTACCGTATGTCACTAGCGATTGGAGCGCACACTcgcttctcaacaccattggTGTTGTCGCGAGCTCAATGACTGCCGCTGTCTTCATTCCGCTTGCCAAACTCCTTGATCTTTGGGGCCGAGCTGAGGGTTATCTACTGATGGTGGGATTCTGCGAACTGGGCCTGATTCTGATGGCTACATCCAAAGACCTGTCGACCTACTGTGCCGCAAAT GTCTTCTACTCAGTCGGTTTCACGGGCCTGATCTACAGTGTCGATGTCATGACTGCCGATGCTACCAACCTCAAGAACCGAGCCTTGGCATATGCCTTTACATCGTCCCCCTACATGATCTCTGCTTTTGCTGGATCTTACGCTTCGGACAGAATGCTTGCTGACATTGGTTGGCCTTGGGGTTTCGGCACCTTTGCCTTCATCACCCCTGTCGTCTGTGCACCCTTgtatcttcttctcaagatcaacttgcgaaaggccaagaagaatatTCTGCCAAAGAAGGCAAGTGGCCGCACTTTGAAGGAAAGCATCTGGCACTATGTACTCGAGTTTGACG TCCTCGGCGTGTTCCTTTTTGCCGCTGGCTTaatcatcttccttctcccaTTCACCATCGCTTCCATGGCACCTCACGGCTGGTCAACTGGGTATATCATCGCCATGATCATCGTCGGCTTCATCCTTCTCGTGGGCTTCGCCCTCAACGAGGTCTACTTTGCGCCTGTTCCTTTCCTCAAGTTCCACTTCTTGACTGACAGAACCCTCGTTGGCGCTTGTCTCCTCGATCTTACTTATCAGATCTCGTATTACTGCTGGAACAACTATTTCACGTCCTTCCTGCAAGTTGTTAACTATCTGACAGTCGCAGAAGCCGGTTACGTTAACAACACCTTCAACGTTGTGTCCGGCTTCCTGTTGTTCCTCGTGGGTTGGGGCATCCGCAAGACTGGATACTTCAAGTGGCTCCTCTGGGCTGGCGTGCCGCTTTATATCCTCGCCCAAGGACTGATGATATACTTCCGAAACCCAACTGGCTACGTTGGGTACTTGGTTATGTGCCAGATTTTCATTTCTGTCGGCGGAAGTGTTTTCACAATTTGCATGCAACTCGCCGTTCTTGCTGCTGTCGATCATCAGCACGTTGCTGCGGCGTTGGCTATGTTGAGCGTCACTGGTACAGCGGGCGACAGTATCGGCGACACGATTTCTGGCGCCATCTGGACGAATACCTTTGAGAAAGCACTGAAGATGTATCTGCCCGCAAGTGCGCTTGAGAACCTCGATGCTATCTACGGAGATCTCCCTACGCAATTGAGTTATGCAAAGGGCACGCCAGAGCGCATCGCTATTCAGAAGGCATACGGATATGCGCAGACCCGAATGTTGGCAGCTGGAACGGCCATCATGGCATTGTCGTTTATCTGGGTCGCTCTTATCAGGAACCTGAAGGTCTCGGAGATGAGACAGACCAAGGGAAATGTTTTCTAG
- a CDS encoding hypothetical protein (antiSMASH:Cluster_5.5): protein MKGNIGAFALLSGIVSGAAAVDARDVQYADQDPGTYCITYLSTYLAPVSIATGVPRPAENTTDVELISTSTTAARSSDLASSVASSAAASTTLEPTGERIILLVNPSGGNTKRDIGGFVGDGNPDICTFATVFTLGNGRLAEGGVPVSYLGDGYQKLQASSPTSDSAISTTFSSEGGVLRFQNPSLPNRGASFCQTPSDGQVYMTFGSEPSGCVPVSLNVYRAEQCIDGRIDGLGPTTTSTKTDETISTHSAEIDSTVTHSTETLSTEEASVSASAETMTTFSTAGASVESSVIEHSIASTFSTEGSGMSMGSSSSESSASQETEAASGTLTDEPTATQSQGDVAITNAVSNGRFSIKDPNSASGIFGFDAEGQAEQRNGDCYKGDGSSDNGCVALGSSSDSQKRAFGGLASISQFLTNLAPSRNVLYTVQFYYVVITAGGSQACSVNGYLGNTQFYTMGLFTSGGVSVSWNRVLTTVIADSRSASFGISLSCTGNGLALIYVDSVFVSNQVTPDNIDQFQLDFGDSDTPEETTSRLPSTPTSEPANQVTSIEPVTTTTNSPPATTTGYTRPEIPSQEVCPDGYRPPGFCGQKWPKPSEPFCEYRSQPNAQAVAYPLSEYPMQGMDIQKCALTCAYIDGCFAFAVNNNPRYPCNFILEPLRLQGWTTGDPNRVLEWSELACFNCQLCDESQSQTTAGVTGAPVESETTIIAEPSTRVPQNTTRWLPEPQTSSGGLEPTPGTKSTSMRPSRPETSVDVEPTFIEGTTTVPETTHTSARTPVVDTSSEAPEDATSTTQEPTSTSETTTASSTPTETCKYTHGEMCNFDRFNYPKDVLCSWGDKLTSRSFWLETRESYPHQDRAEECIAICQGHPLCLTAGYSQFENRCYFSELPLLKENFVTEENDWKKQVWLDTRCYTDCEACVPDSVPKGPPDMCAYTLGDECKPVANPPAGTLCNYEAYMGGGWVDGNDPNLITVYTEYAQATPRRCAAICRAYPGCKGSGYKDDRCKFSVYKLALSGMPIPLETNQDPSMNSIWDDPACWTCPGCQ from the exons ATGAAGGGCAATATTGGGGCGTTTGCGCTGCTAAGCGGCATTGTCAGTGGTGCCGCTGCCGTTGATGCGAGAGACGTCCAGTACGCGGATCAAGACCCTGGGACGTACTGTATTACCTATCTTTCAACGTACCTCGCCCCAGTATCAATTGCAACGGGGGTCCCGCGCCCAGCTGAAAACACCACAGATGTCGAATTGATATCGACATCTACTACTGCTGCTCGAAGTTCAGATCTCGCTTCCTCGGTTGCTTCCAGCGCCGCTGCTTCGACTACTCTCGAGCCAACCGGAGAGcgcatcatccttcttgtcaaccCTTCGGGCGGTAACACAAAGCGCGATATCGGTGGATTTGTTGGTGACGGAAATCCCGACATCTGCACCTTTGCTACTGTCTTCACTCTTGGTAACGGTCGGCTTGCCGAGGGGGGCGTTCCAGTGTCATACCTCGGTGACGGCTACCAGAAACTTCAGGCATCATCTCCAACGAGCGATAGTGCAATCTCGACCACTTTCAGCTCTGAAGGAGGGGTCCTGCGCTTCCAAAACCCCTCGCTGCCCAATCGCGGAGCTTCATTCTGCCAGACCCCTTCTGATGGGCAGGTTTACATGACTTTCGGATCCGAGCCATCTGGCTGCGTACCGGTGTCTCTGAACGTGTATAGAG CTGAACAATGTATTGATGGTAGAATCGATGGCCTCGGCCCTACAACGACATCCACCAAGACTGATGAGACCATTTCAACACACTCAGCTGAAATAGACTCCACTGTAACACATTCCACTGAAACTCTTTCGACCGAAGAGGCATCTGTGTCTGCATCTGCTGAGACCATGACAACATTTTCCACGGCGGGGGCATCTGTCGAAAGCTCTGTTATCGAGCATTCAATCGCCTCCACATTCTCTACTGAAGGTTCTGGAATGTCAATggggtcatcatcatccgaaAGTTCCGCCAGCCAAGAGACAGAGGCAGCCAGTGGCACGTTGACTGATGAACCGACTGCAACACAATCTCAGGGAGATGTCGCGATCACAAATGCCGTTTCCAACGGACGATTCTCTATCAAGGACCCCAACTCAGCAAGTGGCATATTTGGCTTCGATGCTGAAGGTCAGGCCGAGCAACGAAACGGCGACTGCTACAAGGGAGACGGAAGCTCCGACAATGGCTGTGTTGCATTGGGGTCCTCTTCCGACTCACAGAAGCGAGCTTTTGGCGGACTGGCGAGTATCTCACAGTTTCTTACCAACCTTGCTCCAAGCAGAAATGTTCTCTATACCGTCCAGTTCTATTACGTCGTCATCACCGCTGGAGGCAGCCAGGCGTGTAGCGTCAATGGATACCTTGGCAATACCCAGTTCTACACCATGGGTCTTTTCACCAGCGGTGGCGTTAGTGTCTCATGGAACAGGGTCCTTACTACTGTCATCGCCGACTCTCGAAGCGCCAGCTTTGGCATCTCTCTGTCTTGCACGGGCAATGGGCTGGCACTGATCTACGTCGACTCGGTCTTTGTCTCCAATCAGGTCACCCCCGACAACATCGACCAGTTCCAGCTGGACTTTGGAGATAGCGACACTCCTGAGGAGACTACCAGTAGACTCCCATCCACTCCAACTAGTGAACCGGCCAACCAAGTCACATCTATTGAGCCAGTCACTACTACCACAAACTCCCCTCCCGCTACCACGACAGGCTACACCAGACCAGAGATTCCATCTCAAGAGGTCTGCCCCGATGGTTACAGGCCTCCGGGCTTTTGTGGACAGAAGTGGCCAAAGCCTTCAGAGCCATTCTGCGAGTACCGTTCCCAGCCTAATGCTCAGGCTGTGGCATATCCACTGTCGGAATATCCCATGCAAGGCATGGATATCCAGAAGTGCGCGTTGACTTGTGCTTACATCGATGGATGTTTCGCATTCGCTGTGAACAACAACCCGAGGTACCCTTGCAATTTCATCCTTGAGCCATTGAGGCTTCAAGGTTGGACCACTGGGGACCCAAACCGTGTTCTAGAATGGTCTGAGTTGGCTTGCTTCAACTGTCAGCTCTGTGATGAATCACAGTCCCAAACGACTGCTGGCGTTACTGGAGCTCCGGTAGAATCGGAGACAACTATCATAGCGGAGCCATCCACCAGAGTTCCCCAGAACACTACCCGTTGGCTACCTGAGCCGCAGACTAGCTCTGGAGGCTTAGAGCCTACGCCAGGCACCAAGTCAACAAGCATGCGACCGTCTCGACCGGAGACTAGCGTTGACGTGGAGCCAACCTTTATCGAGGGCACCACCACTGTGCCTGAAACAACTCACACGTCTGCTCGGACCCCTGTTGTAGATACATCAAGCGAAGCGCCCGAAGATGCAACATCTACTACGCAAGAGCCCACTTCAACATCAGAAACCACCACCGCCTCTTCGACCCCAACAGAGACATGCAAGTATACACACGGCGAAATGTGTAACTTTGATCGCTTCAACTACCCCAAAGATGTTCTTTGTTCATGGGGCGACAAATTGACGAGCAGAAGTTTCTGGCTAGAGACTCGCGAGTCATATCCCCACCAAGACCGCGCCGAAGAATGCATAGCCATCTGTCAAGGCCATCCACTCTGCTTGACCGCTGGATACTCACAGTTCGAAAACCGATGCTACTTCTCTGAGCTTCCCTTGCTCAAGGAGAACTTCGTCACCGAAGAGAACGACTGGAAGAAACAGGTTTGGCTGGACACGCGCTGCTACACCGACTGCGAAGCCTGTGTCCCTGATTCTGTTCCGAAGGGTCCTCCCGATATGTGCGCATATACTCTAGGCGACGAGTGTAAACCAGTCGCCAACCCACCTGCAGGTACTCTCTGCAATTACGAAGCTTATATGGGAGGTGGCTGGGTTGATGGAAATGATCCCAACTTGATCACAGTCTATACAGAGTATGCCCAGGCTACTCCTCGGCGGTGTGCTGCCATCTGCCGAGCTTATCCAGGATGCAAGGGTTCTGGGTACAAGGATGATCGATGCAAGTTTTCGGTTTATAAGCTTGCTTTGAGCGGTATGCCTATACCGCTTGAGACGAACCAGGATCCTTCGATGAACTCTATCTGGGATGATCCTGCGTGTTGGACATGCCCTGGCTGTCAATAA
- a CDS encoding hypothetical protein (antiSMASH:Cluster_5.5) yields the protein MKETADGHGLFAKELIKAGTRIIHEKPILTVSQEETKTKAEYRCVVDQVADLSDSDKQRLMDLYHNDKKLREFSFLQGQPCPGTDLDAGIVLAKFYTNAANITSGGLECGLFTTFCRMNHSCTPNICWVYDEPTGFMEVYAVRDIDKDEELTNSYIEVAISHEARMKELSNWGFTCRCTACEGPDAAKHDERRRRIAQIKGILDMYQETGKSGDVPKFAETPKTDLEALRLGEESLALLSDEGLIEQLGVMYGLCAKFAKGAGLDDFAQDYEEMEFEILVITTGEYID from the coding sequence ATGAAGGAGACGGCCGACGGGCACGGCCTTTTCGCCAAAGAGCTCATCAAGGCTGGGACACGCATCATTCACGAAAAGCCGATTCTGACTGTCTCACAagaggagaccaagacgaAAGCCGAGTATAGATGTGTCGTTGATCAAGTCGCGGACCTGAGCGACTCAGACAAACAGCGATTGATGGATCTGTACCACAACGACAAAAAGCTGCGCGAATTTTCATTCCTCCAGGGTCAACCTTGTCCTGGGACGGATCTCGATGCAGGTATTGTCTTGGCAAAATTCTATACAAACGCTGCGAACATCACATCCGGAGGTCTCGAATGCGGGCTGTTCACAACTTTCTGTCGCATGAATCACTCATGCACACCAAACATATGCTGGGTATACGATGAGCCGACAGGGTTCATGGAAGTATACGCAGTGAGGGATATCGACAAAGACGAGGAGCTCACCAACTCATACATCGAAGTCGCGATTTCTCACGaggcgaggatgaaggagCTGTCGAATTGGGGCTTCACGTGCCGATGCACTGCCTGCGAAGGACCAGATGCCGCGAAACACGATGAGCGAAGGCGCAGGATTGCACAGATCAAGGGCATTCTCGACATGTATCAGGAAACGGGAAAGTCGGGCGACGTACCGAAGTTCGCTGAGACTCCAAAGACAGACTTGGAAGCATTGAGGTTGGGCGAAGAAAGTCTTGCACTGTTATCGGACGAGGGGCTCATCGAACAACTGGGTGTCATGTATGGGCTGTGTGCTAAGTTTGCCAAAGGCGCTGGGCTAGATGACTTTGCGCAGGAttatgaggagatggagtttGAGATCCTGGTAATAACGACTGGGGAGTATATCGATTGA
- a CDS encoding hypothetical protein (antiSMASH:Cluster_5.5), with protein MIMHGATNAEEYGKLVHWESYPDAEEWVRTRRQLLPGDGLLVLEVQDRLMKFLVVCCHQILHEIPPGVITKETGRVPSEGRLSGLSPSRETRRKRDLWELNKPFSRLFLDEPAQEPKKFKSEVKLKTKVKTKREQTEPATAAEVKPPAVEAKPEPEATQHIFAVDAKAPKVLRTLFFDPEIASTPGLIPWNGFLYAMAAAGFKIEKLYGSVWQFTPTKLDVERSIHFHEPHPMGKIPFEAARRHGR; from the exons ATGATTATGCATGGTGCTACAAACGCCGAGGAATACGGAAAGCTTGTTCACTGGGAGTCTTACCCAGATGCCGAAGAGTGGGTGAGAACACGAAGGCAGCTTCTCCCTGGAGATGGCCTCTTGGTTCTCGAAGTTCAGGACCGTCTCATGAAATTTCTTGTTGTTTGCTGTCACCAAATTCTTCACGAGATTCCCCCAGGCGTGATTACCAAAGAGACA GGTCGCGTACCCTCCGAAGGACGCCTTAGTGGGTTGAGCCCTTCAAGAGAGACTCGAAGGAAACGAGATCTGTGGGAGCTCAACAAACCATTTTCGAGACTGTTTCTAGACGAGCCTGCGCAGGAACCTAAGAAGTTCAAATCAGAAGTCAAGTTAAAGACCAAGGTTAAGACCAAGCGCGAACAGACAGAGCCTGCCACTGCGGCGGAGGTGAAACCGCCGGCTGTTGAAGCAAAACCAGAACCTGAAGCCACACAGCACATATTTGCTGTTGATGCGAAGGCGCCCAAGGTGTTGCGTACTCTGTTCTTCGATCCTGAGATAGCATCGACTCCTGGCTTGATCCCGTGGAACGGCTTCCTATATGCCATGGCAGCGGCTGGCTTCAAGATTGAGAAGCTGTATGGCTCGGTCTGGCAATTTACTCCCACTAAGCTGGACGTTGAGCGCAGTATCCATTTCCACGAACCGCATCCGATGGGTAAGATTCCTTTTGAGGCGGCTAGACGACATGGACGATGA
- a CDS encoding hypothetical protein (EggNog:ENOG41~CAZy:CE12): MRFCFAGLALAVIGSVQSSPVARAVKPPHFFLIGDSTVAVDGGWGNGFLSYLNAPAKGDNRGVSGSTTVSWKSNGRWDTLIKDVSGAKAEFEPVVTIQFGHNDQKVMQLDEFHANLVDIGNQIKAAGGTPIFVTSLTRRTFQNGEVVQNLKEWAAETIAAAGDVGAQYLELNKASTDYVNAIGNEDSQRYNWGEGDRTHLNPAGEIVFGRMVADLLLEAREDFSSYFTPNKALSDKIAKGEFATGDE; the protein is encoded by the exons ATGAGATTCTGTTTTGCCGGTCTGGCACTCGCCGTCATTGGCTCTGTTCAGTCAAGCCCGGTTGCCCGAGCAGTCAAACCGCCGcatttcttcctcatcggtgACTCGACTGTCGCTGTAGACGGTGGCTGGGGCAACGGTTTCTTATCATACCTCAATGCCCCAGCTAAAGGCGATAATCGAGGTGTCAGTGGCTCTACTACTGTATCTTGGAAGTCCAATGGTCGTTGGGACACTCTCATCAAAGACGTCAGTGGAGCGAAGGCCGAATTTGAGCCTGTTGTGACGATTCAATTTGGCCACAATGATCAGAAGGTCATGCAATTGGATGAGTTCCATGCCAACCTAGTCGACATTGGTAACCAGATCAAAGCAGCTGGCGGAACACCG ATCTTTGTCACTTCACTCACACGCCGTACGTTCCAAAACGGCGAGGTCGTCCAGAACCTCAAGGAGTGGGCTGCCGAGACTATCGCCGCTGCTGGAGATGTCGGCGCCCAATATCTGGAACTCAACAAAGCTAGCACAGATTATGTCAACGCTATCGGAAATGAGGATTCACAGCGTTATAACTGGGGAGAAGGTGATAGGACGCATCTGAACCCAGCTGGAGAAATTGTCTTTGGAAGAATGGTAGCAGACCTGTTACTGGAAGCGCGTGAGGACTTTTCGTCTTATTTTACACCCAACAAGGCGCTTAGTGATAAGATTGCGAAGGGAGAGTTTGCTACTGGGGACGAGTAG
- a CDS encoding hypothetical protein (EggNog:ENOG41) — MSDPQTSDKAVDQPAPTSGDAPQEEAPTGLLPGQHWTQTEPDQNDEDDDNDSTLSDNASSTASLSSDILRYREINGRRYHSEQGDAQYWISNDNQANEALDINHHVLILMYNDKLYKAPLKEDIQDVVDIGTGTGIWAMDFADEFPSAKVVGIDISPIQPGWLPPNLEFQIDDCTQEWTFKENSLDYVHMRFLVGSIVDWPGLFKQAYKCLKPGGYIESHEASPCIGSDDNSVSEDSAMGQWGKIFMEGGRKLQRPFSVLEDNVQVESMKEAGFVNIEEEEIKVPIGGWPEDPKLKEAGQYFQAAILQDVEGTLMFIANLLGWSKEEIHVFAARYRREIRSKKVHGYFRGKVVWAQKPLDD; from the exons ATGTCTGATCCACAAACCAGTGACAAGGCAGTTGACCAGCCTGCGCCGACATCAGGTGACGCGCCCCAGGAGGAAGCTCCCACAGGGCTTCTCCCCGGTCAGCATTGGACGCAGACC GAGCCAGATCAgaacgacgaagatgacgataaTGACTCAACACTATCGGACAACGCAAGCTCAACCGCTTCGCTTTCTTCCGATATCTTGCGCTACCGAGAAATCAACGGTAGAAGATATCATAGCGAACAAGGCGATGCTCAGTACTG GATTTCAAACGACAACCAAGCCAATGAAGCACTGGACATCAA TCACCATGTTCTGATTCTCATGTACAACGATAAACTCTACAAAGCACCTTTGAAAGAGGATATACAG GACGTTGTAGATATTGGAACAGGCACAG GAATCTGGGCAAT GGACTTTGCCGATGAGTTTCCAAGCGCAAAAGTGGTAGGAATCGACATTTCCCCAATCCAGCCAGGCTGGTTACCACCGAACCTTGAATT TCAAATCGATGACTGTACCCAGGAATGGACTTTCAAAGAGAATTCACTTGACTATGTACACATGAGATTCCTGGTCGGCAGCATTGTTGACTGGCCTGGGCTGTTCAAGCAGGCATATAAATGTCTGAAGCCAGGAGGTTATATCGAAAGCCACGAGGCCTCGCCCTGCATTGGCAGTGACGATAACTCAGTATCTGAAGATAGTGCTATGGGTCAGTGGGGGAAAATCTTCATGGAAGGAGGTCGAAAGCTTCAACGGCCATTCTCCGTTCTCGAAGACAACGTTCAAGTTGAGAGCATGAAAGAAGCAGGATTCGTCAAcattgaggaagaagagatcaag GTACCTATCGGCGGATGGCCTGAAGAtcccaagctcaaagagGCCGGTCAGTATTTCCAGGCTGCAATCCTACAAGACGTTGAAGGCACTCTCATGTTTATCGCAAACCTATTGGGGTGGAGCAAAGAAGAGATTCACGTCTTTGCCGCTCGCTACCGCCGTGAAATCCGGTCGAAAAAGGTCCACGGGTACTTTCGTGGAAAGGTGGTATGGGCGCAGAAGCCTCTTGACGACTAA